GGATCAGGTGTCAGTGTTGTTTCAGGAACAAAGTGGATAAAGACGGAACTCATGGTAACCGTCAACAAGGTAAACAGAGTAAACTGTTTTCCCAAACGGAACCAAGCCAGAATCATTAACGGAACATTGATCAGAAAGAGCGTGGCTGATATAGGAAGATAGTTGTGCCCTAAAATCCGTGTTAAAATTTCCGTTGCCACCTGTGCTGCCCCTGTTGCACCACTTGCATAAACCCTTCCCGGTTGGTAAAAGAAATTCAATGCAAAAGCAGAGGTGATTCCATATAAGACAGATGCTGAGAAACGATGTGTCAACTTTTCCCAGCCACCAAACATGTTGATAAATTTAGTCAAGTTTTTCAAGTTTAATTCTCAATTCTTCCAGTTGGCTCTCACTGACTACTGATGGCGCTTGTGTCATCGGGTCTGTGGCTTTATTATTCTTAGGAAAGGCAATAACTTCACGAATATTGTCTTTTCCTGCAAGCAACATAACGAAACGGTCCAAACCAAGGGCCAATCCTCCATGTGGTGGGAAGCCATAATCTAAAGCTTCCAACAAGAAACCAAATTGCTCTTGGGCATCTTCTAAACTAAAGCCAAGTGCTTTGAGCATTTCTTCTTGTAAATCACGTGTATTAATACGGAGTGAGCCACCACCGAGTTCGTAACCATTCAAAACAATGTCGTAAGCATGCGCACGGACTTTACTCAAATCTCCTGAAAGTTCCCCTTGTGTTTCAGCAGTTGGTAAAGTAAACGGATGGTGCGCACTCATATAACGGCCTTCTTCTTCTGACCACTCAAACATTGGCCAATCAATAACCCAAAGGAAATTGAATTTCGAATAATCAATTAAGCCTTGCTCTTTGGCAATCGTTTGACGTAAAGCACCCAGTGCTGAATTCGCCACTTCTAAGCTGTCTGCCACGAAGAGAACCAAGTCGTTGTTTTCCAAGCCCAAAGTCTCAACGAATTCTGTTGTTTTATCTGTCAAGAATTTTGCAATTGGACCTGCCAATTTATCGTCTTCAAACTTGATCCAAGCCAAGCCTTTGGCACCATTTTGCTTCGCTTGCTCTGTTAATTTATCAATGGCTTTACGCGAGTACTTATCTGCATTATTTTTCACAACAATAGCTTTAACGACAGGTGCTTCACTAAACACTTTAAAGTCTACTGTTTTTGCAAGTTCTGTCAAGTCCTTCAAGAGTATTTCATAGCGTGTATCTGGCTTATCTGAGCCATAGAAATTCATCGCATCGTCGTATTTCATACGAGGAAATGGCAAAGTTACATCGACGTTTTTAACGTCTTTCATAACTTTCGCAATCAAACCTTCGGTTAAATCTTGAATTTCTTCTTCCCCAAGGAAGCTTGTTTCTAAGTCGACCTGTGTAAATTCTGGTTGACGGTCGCCACGTAAGTCTTCGTCACGGAAGCACTTTACGATTTGATAGTAACGATCGAGACCCGCAGTCATCAACAATTGCTTCATAAGTTGTGGACTTTGTGGTAAGGCATAAAATTCACCTTTATTGACACGAGAAGGTACAAGGTAATCACGCGCACCTTCTGGGGTTGATTTGTTTAAGAAAGGTGTTTCAACATCGATAAAGCCTTGATTATCTAAGTAGCTACGGATCGCACGTGTGGTCGCATGACGCATCGTAATGTTATTAAGCATTTCTGGACGACGTAAGTCGAGATAACGGTATTTCAAACGTGTATCATCAAGTACCTCAACACCATCTTTAATCTCAAAGGGTGTTGTTTTTGAAGTGCTAAGAATTTTCATGTGGTTGGCTTCAATTTCGATTCCACCCGTTTTAATGTTTTCATTTTTGCTGGCACGTTCCACCACTTTACCTGTAATCTCAAGTACATATTCGTTACGGGCTTTGTCTGCTACCTCAACAATTTCTTTTGCTGCAGTTTCAGGGTTAACCACGATCTGGACAATGCCTTCACGGTCGCGTAAATCAATAAAGATTAAGCCACCCAGATTACGACGCTTCGCAACCCAACCTTTAACAGTAACTTCTTGATTTAAATATTCTTCTGTAATATTTCCTGCATAGTTTGTTCTCTTCAAATTTAATCTCCTTACATTTCTTTAGTATACGTCTACTGAACTTTTTTATTCTCCAAGCGCTTCTTCAAAGATAGGTGCAAAACCTTTCGCAATTTCTGCCAAAGTTGTTTTTACTTCTTTACGTGTTTGGTTATGTTTGACCGTAATCTCACCTGTTTCCACTTCATTGTCGCCAAGCGTGATAATCACTTCTGCATTTGCTTTTTCAGCTGATTTAAATTGTGCA
This window of the Lactococcus garvieae subsp. garvieae genome carries:
- the aspS gene encoding aspartate--tRNA ligase — its product is MKRTNYAGNITEEYLNQEVTVKGWVAKRRNLGGLIFIDLRDREGIVQIVVNPETAAKEIVEVADKARNEYVLEITGKVVERASKNENIKTGGIEIEANHMKILSTSKTTPFEIKDGVEVLDDTRLKYRYLDLRRPEMLNNITMRHATTRAIRSYLDNQGFIDVETPFLNKSTPEGARDYLVPSRVNKGEFYALPQSPQLMKQLLMTAGLDRYYQIVKCFRDEDLRGDRQPEFTQVDLETSFLGEEEIQDLTEGLIAKVMKDVKNVDVTLPFPRMKYDDAMNFYGSDKPDTRYEILLKDLTELAKTVDFKVFSEAPVVKAIVVKNNADKYSRKAIDKLTEQAKQNGAKGLAWIKFEDDKLAGPIAKFLTDKTTEFVETLGLENNDLVLFVADSLEVANSALGALRQTIAKEQGLIDYSKFNFLWVIDWPMFEWSEEEGRYMSAHHPFTLPTAETQGELSGDLSKVRAHAYDIVLNGYELGGGSLRINTRDLQEEMLKALGFSLEDAQEQFGFLLEALDYGFPPHGGLALGLDRFVMLLAGKDNIREVIAFPKNNKATDPMTQAPSVVSESQLEELRIKLEKLD